Proteins co-encoded in one Strix uralensis isolate ZFMK-TIS-50842 chromosome 2, bStrUra1, whole genome shotgun sequence genomic window:
- the KCNJ15 gene encoding ATP-sensitive inward rectifier potassium channel 15 isoform X2 → METTKINMSRIPLVNGGIDTAMLKAHKPRVMSKSGHSNVRIDKVDGIYLLYLQDLWTTVIDMKWRYKLTLFAATFVMTWFLFGVIYYAIAFLHGDLEINKFTPKREPCVKNVDSLTGAFLFSLESQTTIGYGFRFITEECPHAIFLLVAQLVITTLIEIFITGTFLAKIARPKKRAETIKFSHCAVITKHNGELCLVIRVANMRKSLLIQCQLSGKLLQTYETKEGERILLNQASVKFNVDSSSESPFLILPLTFYHILDESSPLRDLTPQNLKEKDFELVVLLNATVESTSAVCQSRTSYIPEEIHWGYEFVPVVSLSPNGKYVADFSQFEKIRRSTDSTFYSMDSEKQKLEEKYRQEDQRERELRTMLLQQSNV, encoded by the coding sequence ATGGAAACCACAAAGATTAATATGTCCCGCATCCCACTGGTTAATGGAGGCATCGACACAGCCATGCTCAAGGCACACAAACCCCGTGTGATGTCCAAAAGTGGTCACAGCAACGTGCGGATAGACAAAGTTGATGGCATTTACCTACTCTACCTTCAAGATTTGTGGACTACAGTTATAGACATGAAGTGGAGGTACAAACTCACCTTATTTGCTGCTACTTTTGTTATGACCTGGTTCCTCTTTGGAGTTATCTACTATGCCATTGCATTCCTTCATGGTGatttagaaataaacaaattCACCCCAAAGCGTGAGCCGTGTGTCAAGAACGTAGACTCTCTGACTGGGGCATTCCTCTTCTCCCTGGAGTCACAGACGACCATTGGCTATGGATTTCGTTTCATTACAGAGGAGTGTCCTCATGCCATTTTCTTACTTGTGGCCCAACTGGTCATCACCACCTTGATTGAAATCTTCATCACAGGGACCTTTCTGGCTAAAATTGCAAGACCTAAAAAACGGGCAGAGACTATTAAATTCAGCCACTGTGCTGTCATTACCAAGCACAATGGAGAACTTTGCCTGGTGATCAGAGTAGCAAATATGAGGAAGAGCCTTCTGATACAGTGTCAGCTGTCTGGGAAGCTTCTTCAGACATATGAAACCAAAGAAGGGGAGCGGATCCTGCTGAATCAAGCCAGTGTCAAGTTCAATGTTGACTCCTCTTCAGAGAGTCCATTTCTCATTTTGCCTTTAACCTTCTACCATATTTTGGATGAAAGCAGCCCTTTGAGAGATCTGACACCTCAAAATCTCAAGGAAAAGGACTTCGAGCTTGTGGTGCTTCTGAATGCCACAGTGGAGTCCACCAGCGCTGTCTGCCAAAGTAGGACTTCCTACATCCCTGAGGAGATTCACTGGGGCTATGAGTTCGTGCCTGTGGTTTCTCTCTCTCCAAATGGAAAGTACGTTGCGGATTTCAGTCAGTTTGAGAAGATTAGGAGAAGCACAGATTCCACTTTTTATAGTATGgactctgaaaaacaaaaactagaGGAGAAATACAGGCAGGAGGATCAAAGAGAGAGGGAACTGAGAACGATGTTATTACAGCAGAGCAATGTTTGA
- the KCNJ15 gene encoding ATP-sensitive inward rectifier potassium channel 15 isoform X1: MSLFRALKKTCSVIKKSLFSRETTETVRMETTKINMSRIPLVNGGIDTAMLKAHKPRVMSKSGHSNVRIDKVDGIYLLYLQDLWTTVIDMKWRYKLTLFAATFVMTWFLFGVIYYAIAFLHGDLEINKFTPKREPCVKNVDSLTGAFLFSLESQTTIGYGFRFITEECPHAIFLLVAQLVITTLIEIFITGTFLAKIARPKKRAETIKFSHCAVITKHNGELCLVIRVANMRKSLLIQCQLSGKLLQTYETKEGERILLNQASVKFNVDSSSESPFLILPLTFYHILDESSPLRDLTPQNLKEKDFELVVLLNATVESTSAVCQSRTSYIPEEIHWGYEFVPVVSLSPNGKYVADFSQFEKIRRSTDSTFYSMDSEKQKLEEKYRQEDQRERELRTMLLQQSNV; this comes from the exons ATGTCTCTCTTCAGGGCATTAAAGAAAACCTGCTCAGTAATCAAAAAGAGCCTCTTCTCTAGAGAAac GACTGAAACAGTGAGAATGGAAACCACAAAGATTAATATGTCCCGCATCCCACTGGTTAATGGAGGCATCGACACAGCCATGCTCAAGGCACACAAACCCCGTGTGATGTCCAAAAGTGGTCACAGCAACGTGCGGATAGACAAAGTTGATGGCATTTACCTACTCTACCTTCAAGATTTGTGGACTACAGTTATAGACATGAAGTGGAGGTACAAACTCACCTTATTTGCTGCTACTTTTGTTATGACCTGGTTCCTCTTTGGAGTTATCTACTATGCCATTGCATTCCTTCATGGTGatttagaaataaacaaattCACCCCAAAGCGTGAGCCGTGTGTCAAGAACGTAGACTCTCTGACTGGGGCATTCCTCTTCTCCCTGGAGTCACAGACGACCATTGGCTATGGATTTCGTTTCATTACAGAGGAGTGTCCTCATGCCATTTTCTTACTTGTGGCCCAACTGGTCATCACCACCTTGATTGAAATCTTCATCACAGGGACCTTTCTGGCTAAAATTGCAAGACCTAAAAAACGGGCAGAGACTATTAAATTCAGCCACTGTGCTGTCATTACCAAGCACAATGGAGAACTTTGCCTGGTGATCAGAGTAGCAAATATGAGGAAGAGCCTTCTGATACAGTGTCAGCTGTCTGGGAAGCTTCTTCAGACATATGAAACCAAAGAAGGGGAGCGGATCCTGCTGAATCAAGCCAGTGTCAAGTTCAATGTTGACTCCTCTTCAGAGAGTCCATTTCTCATTTTGCCTTTAACCTTCTACCATATTTTGGATGAAAGCAGCCCTTTGAGAGATCTGACACCTCAAAATCTCAAGGAAAAGGACTTCGAGCTTGTGGTGCTTCTGAATGCCACAGTGGAGTCCACCAGCGCTGTCTGCCAAAGTAGGACTTCCTACATCCCTGAGGAGATTCACTGGGGCTATGAGTTCGTGCCTGTGGTTTCTCTCTCTCCAAATGGAAAGTACGTTGCGGATTTCAGTCAGTTTGAGAAGATTAGGAGAAGCACAGATTCCACTTTTTATAGTATGgactctgaaaaacaaaaactagaGGAGAAATACAGGCAGGAGGATCAAAGAGAGAGGGAACTGAGAACGATGTTATTACAGCAGAGCAATGTTTGA